A single region of the Manihot esculenta cultivar AM560-2 chromosome 12, M.esculenta_v8, whole genome shotgun sequence genome encodes:
- the LOC110627998 gene encoding 50S ribosomal protein L6, chloroplastic isoform X2: MTHVGFLSKTIECKESRIGKQPITVPSNVTITLNGQDLKVKGPLGELSRTYPREVRLERDENGVIRVKKALESRRANQMHGLFRTLTDNMVVGVSKGFEKRLQLVGVGYRATVEGKDLVLSLGFSHPVRMAIPNDLKVKVEENTRIIISGYDKCNIGQFAASIRKWRPPEPYKGKGVRYANEVIRLKEGKAGKKK; the protein is encoded by the exons ATGACACATGTTGGGTTCCTGAGTAAGACTATAGAATGTAAGGAGTCACGAATAGGGAAACAACCAATTACAGTGCCTTCCAATGTGACAATCACATTGAATGGCCAAGATTTAAAAGTAAAGGGTCCTTTGGGGGAACTTTCAAGAACTTATCCTCGAGAAGTCAGGCTTGAGAGAGATGAGAATGGAGTGATTCGTGTTAAGAAGGCATTAGAGTCAAGAAGAGCCAACCAAATGCATGGACTTTTCAG GACACTTACAGACAACATGGTGGTGGGAGTATCTAAGGGGTTTGAGAAGAGACTTCAACTAGTTGGTGTAGGGTATCGTGCAACAGTAGAAGGTAAAGACTTGGTATTAAGTCTGGGATTTTCTCATCCGGTTAGAATGGCAATACCGAATGACCTAAAAGTGAAGGTGGAAGAGAACACCAGGATCATTATTAGTGGATATGATAAGTGTAACATTGGTCAGTTTGCTGCTTCAATTAGGAAATGGAGGCCCCCTGAACCATATAAAGGTAAAGGTGTGAGGTATGCCAATGAAGTTATAAGATTAAAGGAAGGGAAAGCTGGGAAAAAGAAGTAA
- the LOC110627924 gene encoding caffeic acid 3-O-methyltransferase → MNSKLIQMATSTIINEEEEEYYCQYAMQLASASVLPMALKAATDLGVLEIIEKAGPSAQLSSSQIASQLASPAAQTAPHVLDRILLVLASNGILTCSATATIGTEDGQLSRFFGLAPVAKYFIKNHDRGCLAPFLAVIHDKVIMDTWHHLKDAVVEGGNTFEKAHGMSFMEFKGKDSSFVEMFKDSMRDFNTLLMRRILDKYDGFQGLMSLVDVGGGDGSILNMIISKYPSIKGINYDLAPVIEKSPSYAGIQHVAGDMFMNVPKGEAIFVKWVLHMWDDEHCLKLLKNCYEALPSDGKLIAVDMVVPEAIGDNVAAKGLLQTHLLFTNMNPKRNDRTEREFQTLGKKAGFSHVGVAACAFNFSVVEFLKLI, encoded by the exons ATGAACTCTAAGTTAATCCAAATGGCAACCTCTACCATTatcaatgaagaagaagaagagtactACTGCCAGTATGCGATGCAACTTGCGAGTGCATCAGTACTGCCCATGGCCCTGAAGGCAGCAACAGACCTCGGCGTGCTTGAAATCATAGAAAAAGCTGGTCCCAGTGCCCAGCTTTCCTCTTCCCAAATTGCCTCCCAGCTCGCTTCTCCAGCGGCTCAGACAGCCCCCCATGTACTAGACCGTATCCTCCTCGTCCTAGCTAGCAATGGTATTCTAACTTGCTCTGCAACTGCAACCATCGGCACCGAAGATGGCCAGCTCAGTAGGTTTTTTGGCTTAGCACCGGTTGCCAAATACTTCATCAAGAACCACGACAGGGGATGCTTGGCTCCTTTTCTGGCTGTGATACACGACAAAGTCATCATGGATACTTG GCACCATTTAAAAGATGCAGTGGTTGAAGGAGGAAACACATTTGAAAAGGCACACGGGATGAGCTTTATGGAGTTTAAGGGAAAAGATAGTAGTTTCGTTGAAATGTTCAAGGACTCTATGAGGGACTTTAACACTCTACTGATGCGTAGAATTCTGGACAAATATGATGGCTTTCAAGGTCTCATGTCCTTGGTGGACGTGGGCGGAGGCGACGGTTCTATCCTTAACATGATCATTTCCAAGTATCCTTCCATTAAGGGTATCAACTATGATTTGGCCCCAGTCATAGAGAAATCACCCTCTTATGCAG GAATCCAGCATGTTGCAGGAGATATGTTCATGAATGTTCCGAAAGGAGAAGCCATCTTCGTGAAG TGGGTACTCCACATGTGGGATGATGAACACTGCTTAAAACTGTTAAAGAATTGCTATGAAGCTTTGCCAAGTGATGGAAAATTGATAGCAGTGGACATGGTAGTTCCAGAAGCCATAGGAGATAATGTTGCAGCTAAAGGCTTGCTACAGACTCATTTGCTCTTCACAAACATGAATCCAAAGCGAAATGATAGAACAGAGAGAGAATTCCAAACTCTAGGTAAAAAAGCAGGGTTTTCTCACGTTGGAGTTGCAGCCTGTGCCTTCAATTTTTCAGTTGTAGAGTTCCTCAAACTCATATGA
- the LOC110627997 gene encoding glutamate receptor 3.7, whose amino-acid sequence MMAKSFFSFIFIGVILNGFVSCQRPKFVNIGAVFTFDSVIGRAARPAIEAAVSDINKDTRILKGTELRLFMEDAKCNIFLGSIGAFQVLEKHVVAIIGPQSSGIAHMISQIANGLQVPLISYAATDPTLSALQFPFFVRTTQSDSYQMAAMADLIDFYGWKEVIGIYVDDDSGRNGIAALDDELEKKMAKMYKLRLSVNFDETEIMNLLKQSKLLGPRVYVVFVNPDPKLRIFTIAQKLQMMDDNYVWLATDWLSTTLDSISHINQTSFSALQGVVGLRQHIPDSSQKKAFLSRWKLMQQNGSASSELNTYGLQAYDTVWAVAYAIDWFLNEFKNITFSSPDKLHDIKTSHLRLGELKVFSNGSSLLNKILQTNFTGLSGRMQFNNDRNIENGGFDVINIENMSIHTVGYWANISGFSLLAPETRQGDQTNYSRVDQKLQKIIWPGGTLERPRGWVIADNEKPLRIGVPHRVSFVDFVTEVNKSHKIEGYCIDVFLEARKLVPYDVPYRFEAFGDGRSNPNYNELIRMVEEDVFDAAVGDIAIITNRTKIVDFSQPYASTGLVIVAPVRNSKSSAWVFLKPFTVEMWCVIAASFVMIAVVIWILEHRVNDEFRGPPRRQIITMFMFSFSTLFKTNQETTVSPLGRMVMVVWLFLLLVITASYTASLTSILTVQQLSSPITDIDSLIATNWPIGYQEGSFVYGYLSESLYIPRSRLISLGSPGEYEKALRLGPNGGGVAAIIAELPYVEIFLTHQSEFGIIGRPFTRGGWGFAFQRESPLAVDISTAILKLSETGELQRIRNRWFCKQGCPEDKRQNSDPNQLHLTSFWGLYLLCGIFAIVALLAFLLRVVRQFVRYKRRQMQLASPSVISSNTRCSQVIFHFFDFIDEKEEAIKKMFTQHENPTSHTSLER is encoded by the exons ATGATGGCCAAGTCATTTTTCTCGTTTATTTTCATAGGGGTAATTCTCAATGGTTTTGTTTCCTGCCAAAGGCCTAAATTTGTCAATATAGGTGCAGTTTTTACTTTTGACTCGGTTATTGGTAGAGCTGCAAGGCCAGCAATAGAGGCTGCAGTATCTGATATTAATAAGGACACAAGAATTCTGAAAGGGACAGAGCTGAGGCTGTTCATGGAAGATGCAAAGTGCAATATCTTCTTGGGTTCCATTGGAG CTTTTCAGGTACTTGAGAAACATGTGGTAGCCATAATTGGTCCACAGTCCTCTGGTATAGCTCACATGATTTCTCAAATTGCCAATGGTCTCCAAGTGCCCCTTATCTCATATGCTGCTACTGATCCAACTCTATCTGCTCTTCAATTCCCCTTTTTTGTGCGAACCACACAAAGTGATTCGTATCAGATGGCTGCCATGGcagatttaattgatttttatggaTGGAAAGAGGTCATTGGGATCTATGTGGATGATGATTCTGGGAGGAATGGGATAGCTGCTTTGGATGATGAACTTGAAAAGAAAATGGCAAAAATGTATAAGTTGCGGTTGTCTGTCAATTTTGATGAAACTGAGATCATGAATTTACTTAAGCAATCCAAACTGCTTGGTCCtcgtgtttatgttgtgttcgTTAATCCAGACCCCAAATTGAGAATCTTTACTATTGCCCAAAAACTGCAAATGATGGACGACAATTATGTTTGGCTTGCAACAGACTGGCTttcaactacattagattcgaTTTCTCATATCAATCAAACTTCATTTAGTGCTCTTCAAGGGGTAGTTGGCCTTCGTCAACATATTCCAGATTCCAGCCAGAAAAAAGCTTTTCTGTCTCGGTGGAAGTTAATGCAGCAGAATGGTTCAGCAAGTTCTGAGCTGAACACCTATGGACTTCAGGCCTATGATACAGTTTGGGCAGTTGCCTATGCAATTGACTGGTTCCTAAATGAATtcaaaaatattacattttcTTCACCTGACAAGCTACATGACATCAAAACATCTCATTTACGTCTGGGGGAACTCAAAGTCTTTAGTAATGGAAGCAGTCTACTAAACAAAATATTGCAGACGAACTTCACTGGTTTAAGTGGTCGCATGCAATTTAATAATGACAGGAACATTGAGAATGGTGGTTTTGATGTCATTAATATTGAGAATATGTCTATTCATACAGTTGGTTATTGGGCTAATATCTCAGGTTTCTCACTTTTAGCCCCAGAGACTCGCCAAGGGGATCAAACTAACTATTCCCGTGTGGATCAGAAGCTTCAAAAGATTATCTGGCCGGGTGGAACGCTTGAAAGACCACGTGGTTGGGTAATTGCTGACAATGAAAAACCACTGAGAATTGGAGTGCCGCACAGAGTCAGTTTTGTGGATTTTGTTACTGAAGTAAACAAGAGCCACAAAATTGAAGGATATTGTATTGATGTGTTCCTTGAAGCAAGGAAACTAGTCCCATATGATGTACCTTACAGGTTTGAGGCCTTTGGGGATGGTCGGTCCAATCCAAATTATAATGAACTCATACGGATGGTGGAAGAAGAT GTATTTGATGCAGCTGTTGGAGACATTGCAATTATAACAAACCGGACAAAAATAGTGGATTTTTCTCAGCCTTATGCTTCTACCGGTCTTGTCATTGTAGCTCCAGTCAGGAATTCAAAATCAAGTGCCTGGGTATTTCTTAAACCATTTACAGTGGAGATGTGGTGTGTCATAGCAGCATCTTTTGTTATGATTGCAGTGGTTATTTGGATTCTTGAACATCGAGTTAATGATGAATTCAGAGGTCCTCCTAGAAGGCAGATTATAAcaatgttcat GTTCAGCTTCTCAACATTATTCAAGACAAACC AAGAAACTACCGTAAGTCCACTTGGACGCATGGTGATGGTAGTGTGGCTTTTCCTATTGCTGGTGATAACTGCAAGCTATACAGCAAGTTTGACTTCAATTCTTACTGTTCAGCAGCTTTCATCGCCCATTACTGATATTGACAGCTTGATTGCAACTAATTGGCCTATTGGATACCAAGAAGGGTCTTTCGTCTATGGCTATCTGTCTGAAAGTCTTTATATACCTCGTTCTAGACTTATTTCTCTTGGGTCCCCGGGGGAATATGAAAAAGCATTGAGACTAGGGCCAAATGGTGGAGGGGTAGCTGCAATAATAGCTGAACTTCCATATGTAGAGATTTTTCTTACACACCAAAGTGAATTTGGGATCATTGGGCGACCATTTACTAGGGGCGGATGGGGATTT GCTTTTCAAAGAGAATCTCCGCTTGCTGTTGACATCTCTACTGCAATTCTAAAACTTTCTGAGACCGGTGAGCTTCAAAGGATCCGCAACAGGTGGTTCTGTAAGCAGGGCTGTCCTGAAGATAAGAGACAAAATTCTGACCCTAACCAACTTCATTTGACAAGTTTCTGGGGTCTTTATCTTCTATGTGGTATCTTCGCCATTGTGGCCCTCCTAGCTTTTCTACTAAGAGTGGTTCGCCAATTTGTGCGCTATAAACGGAGGCAAATGCAACTGGCTTCTCCATCCGTAATTTCATCAAACACTCGCTGCTCTCAAGtcatttttcacttttttgACTTCATTGATGAGAAAGAAGAAGCTATCAAGAAAATGTTCACCCAGCATGAGAATCCCACATCCCACACAAGCTTGGAAAGATAA
- the LOC110628036 gene encoding HMG1/2-like protein — protein sequence MDPLKSKAMRGPRTAVIAHKKLDAEKLKARKAGTKTTKEKGSKKNSARKDPDAPKRPPSAFLVFMEEFRKSFKENFPENKSVSVVVKAGGAKWKSMSDSEKAPYAEKASRKKAEYEKAVEAYEKQKLSHSGDNEESEKSTSEIHDDAEQEASS from the exons ATGGAC CCTTTGAAATCCAAAGCCATGAGGGGACCAAGAACTGCTGTGATTGCTCACAAGAAGCTCGATGCAGA GAAGTTGAAGGCACGCAAAGCAGGGACCAAAACTACAAAGGAGAAAGGAAGCAAGAAGAACTCAGCTCGAAAGGATCCTGATGCTCCAAAGCGCCCTCCCAGTGCTTTTCTCGTCTTCAT GGAGGAGTTCAGGAAATCGTTCAAGGAGAACTTTCCTGAAAACAAATCTGTTTCTGTT GTAGTGAAAGCTGGTGGTGCGAAATGGAAATCAATGTCTGATTCT GAAAAAGCTCCATATGCTGAGAAGGCCTCGAGGAAGAAAGCAGAGTATGAGAAAGCTGTTGAAGCATATGAGAAGCAGAAGCTT AGTCACAGTGGTGACAATGAGGAATCTGAAAAATCCACTTCTGAGATCCACGATGATGCTGAGCAGGAAGCCAGCTCCTAG
- the LOC110627998 gene encoding 50S ribosomal protein L6, chloroplastic isoform X1, whose amino-acid sequence MASSITPSFQTSNLRTVFLGERNGICLPVVPMTHVGFLSKTIECKESRIGKQPITVPSNVTITLNGQDLKVKGPLGELSRTYPREVRLERDENGVIRVKKALESRRANQMHGLFRTLTDNMVVGVSKGFEKRLQLVGVGYRATVEGKDLVLSLGFSHPVRMAIPNDLKVKVEENTRIIISGYDKCNIGQFAASIRKWRPPEPYKGKGVRYANEVIRLKEGKAGKKK is encoded by the exons ATGGCTTCTTCAATTACTCCTTCTTTTCAAACCAG cAATCTGAGAACTGTATTTTTGGGTGAGAGAAATGGAATTTGTCTACCTGTTGTTCCTATGACACATGTTGGGTTCCTGAGTAAGACTATAGAATGTAAGGAGTCACGAATAGGGAAACAACCAATTACAGTGCCTTCCAATGTGACAATCACATTGAATGGCCAAGATTTAAAAGTAAAGGGTCCTTTGGGGGAACTTTCAAGAACTTATCCTCGAGAAGTCAGGCTTGAGAGAGATGAGAATGGAGTGATTCGTGTTAAGAAGGCATTAGAGTCAAGAAGAGCCAACCAAATGCATGGACTTTTCAG GACACTTACAGACAACATGGTGGTGGGAGTATCTAAGGGGTTTGAGAAGAGACTTCAACTAGTTGGTGTAGGGTATCGTGCAACAGTAGAAGGTAAAGACTTGGTATTAAGTCTGGGATTTTCTCATCCGGTTAGAATGGCAATACCGAATGACCTAAAAGTGAAGGTGGAAGAGAACACCAGGATCATTATTAGTGGATATGATAAGTGTAACATTGGTCAGTTTGCTGCTTCAATTAGGAAATGGAGGCCCCCTGAACCATATAAAGGTAAAGGTGTGAGGTATGCCAATGAAGTTATAAGATTAAAGGAAGGGAAAGCTGGGAAAAAGAAGTAA